A genomic window from Pelagicoccus albus includes:
- a CDS encoding pyridoxal phosphate-dependent aminotransferase: MAPELLEAILHQKKMSMNRRDWIKNAAIAGGSLTLPSLMRAQAQPTAKKSGIGDSTYDFINLSINENQWGPSPKAIKAMEEKVRFAYEYPGVPFQKLRSEIAERSGVEADQVLVGAGSSDILMSTSYVFGKDNSSIVCSDPTFGDLIRWSKRHGTEIISIPWSEERKPDLPKILASIREDTGLIYICNPENPTGTFLEKEALKDFCREASKKCPVFVDEAYIDFAADAESLTMMELVREGLPIIVCRTFSKAHGLGGMRIGYAVTSPEIAKQIGENYVSGVVGGSSHVSLEGARAAYADEEWISYVREQTKKVRDDFMSFCDSIGQEYIPSHTTFMLLPVKKDSKMIADTLYAATKIKISPRMIHGQNYLRISMGNPAQMDLLKTGLRLVLS; the protein is encoded by the coding sequence ATGGCGCCTGAACTGCTCGAGGCGATCTTGCACCAAAAAAAGATGTCTATGAACCGACGCGACTGGATTAAAAACGCCGCGATAGCGGGTGGAAGCCTAACGCTTCCCTCCCTCATGCGAGCACAAGCACAACCGACTGCTAAGAAAAGCGGCATAGGAGACAGCACCTATGACTTCATCAATCTTAGCATCAATGAGAACCAATGGGGTCCTTCGCCAAAGGCGATCAAGGCGATGGAGGAGAAAGTACGCTTCGCATACGAATACCCAGGAGTTCCTTTTCAAAAGCTGAGATCGGAGATCGCCGAGAGAAGCGGCGTTGAAGCTGATCAAGTGTTGGTGGGCGCCGGTTCATCTGACATCTTGATGTCCACGTCTTACGTTTTCGGAAAAGACAACAGCTCGATCGTTTGCTCGGATCCGACCTTCGGCGACCTTATCCGTTGGTCGAAACGACATGGCACCGAAATCATCAGCATTCCATGGAGTGAGGAGAGGAAGCCGGATCTACCTAAGATTCTTGCTTCCATCCGAGAAGATACTGGCCTGATCTACATCTGCAACCCGGAGAACCCCACCGGAACCTTCTTGGAAAAGGAAGCGCTGAAGGACTTCTGCCGCGAAGCTTCCAAAAAGTGCCCAGTATTCGTGGACGAAGCCTATATCGACTTCGCAGCGGACGCGGAGTCTCTCACCATGATGGAGCTAGTGCGAGAGGGCCTTCCCATCATCGTTTGCCGCACTTTCTCCAAGGCTCATGGACTTGGCGGAATGCGTATCGGCTACGCGGTTACAAGCCCTGAAATTGCTAAACAAATCGGGGAGAATTATGTTTCCGGAGTTGTCGGTGGATCCTCCCATGTTTCTCTGGAAGGTGCGAGAGCTGCCTACGCCGATGAGGAGTGGATTTCATATGTTCGCGAGCAAACGAAAAAAGTGCGCGACGACTTCATGAGCTTTTGCGACAGCATCGGTCAGGAGTACATCCCTTCGCACACGACCTTCATGCTTTTACCCGTCAAGAAGGACTCGAAGATGATCGCGGATACCCTCTATGCTGCCACGAAAATCAAAATCAGTCCTCGCATGATTCACGGGCAAAACTACCTCCGCATCAGCATGGGAAATCCCGCTCAGATGGATTTGCTCAAAACCGGGCTGAGACTGGTGCTGAGCTAG
- a CDS encoding isopenicillin N synthase family dioxygenase gives MQKLPIIDFTPFLQEGPEGRQAVANAIVSAAREVGFCYVKNFGMSQDFMDAAFAVSEAFFKNPAKTSTPFKVELNHGYGGLKGEALDPSKPADLKETLTLRDVAKTPSGADYWVNPEFEAFMRCLYASMRRSASTIMQAFAMGLELPVDYFDQRHSGEVQTLRLLHYPPCKFVSEGQLGAGEHTDYGTLTVLFQDNKGGLQVQGLDGEWIDAPPIPGTAVINTGDLMARWSNDTLRSTPHRVIPRPAAMKEGRQSIAFFSDPDSDVLIEPFATCVSEKKPALYPPVTAGDYIMGRIKASQAK, from the coding sequence ATGCAAAAACTCCCCATCATCGATTTCACCCCCTTCCTCCAGGAAGGTCCTGAAGGCCGTCAAGCTGTCGCAAACGCCATCGTCTCCGCCGCTCGGGAGGTAGGCTTTTGCTACGTGAAAAACTTTGGCATGTCACAGGACTTCATGGATGCCGCCTTCGCAGTGAGCGAGGCCTTTTTCAAAAACCCAGCCAAAACCTCAACCCCTTTTAAGGTGGAGTTGAATCATGGATACGGCGGCTTGAAAGGTGAAGCCCTAGACCCAAGTAAACCAGCTGACCTGAAAGAAACGCTGACCTTGCGTGACGTCGCCAAAACCCCAAGCGGAGCAGACTATTGGGTTAATCCGGAATTCGAGGCTTTCATGCGTTGCCTCTACGCCTCCATGCGTCGCTCAGCCTCGACCATCATGCAGGCCTTCGCAATGGGCCTAGAATTGCCGGTAGATTATTTTGACCAAAGGCATAGTGGCGAAGTGCAAACCTTGCGGCTCTTGCACTACCCACCTTGTAAATTCGTTTCGGAAGGGCAGCTCGGAGCTGGAGAACACACAGACTACGGAACCCTCACCGTGCTTTTCCAAGACAACAAAGGAGGACTTCAAGTCCAGGGACTAGATGGCGAGTGGATCGATGCCCCGCCTATTCCCGGAACCGCGGTAATCAACACAGGAGATTTGATGGCTCGTTGGAGCAATGACACACTGCGTTCCACACCGCATCGGGTCATACCCAGACCTGCCGCCATGAAAGAAGGCAGGCAATCCATCGCCTTCTTCAGCGACCCGGATAGCGATGTATTGATCGAGCCCTTCGCCACCTGCGTCTCAGAAAAGAAGCCCGCCCTCTACCCTCCGGTGACTGCGGGCGACTACATCATGGGACGCATCAAAGCCAGCCAAGCCAAGTAG
- a CDS encoding DUF1206 domain-containing protein, with protein sequence MSSLATDIISPKSSKTTSSNGPNHEAPGYLVVLAKAGYAARGLIYLIIGALAFLQATGHGGEKTDSKGAVQTLLEAPGGSLLIWILAASLLGYSTWRLVQAVTDADRHGRNGKALTIRAGLLISATTHLILAYSSVKIALNLGGSSGGSSESLVATVMSWPGGPWIVALIGLGIAVAGVAHTMKALEEKYKEHLKMDKTVMRKLNPICKFGLITRGFSFIVLAGMFLFASVTQDADEAGGLKDVLITVSDQVFGPCLLGFLGIGLFAFGIYSLTESVYRKIRYNS encoded by the coding sequence ATGAGCTCACTCGCCACTGATATTATCTCTCCCAAGTCCTCCAAGACTACATCGTCAAATGGTCCCAACCACGAGGCGCCCGGCTACTTAGTGGTTCTGGCAAAAGCCGGTTACGCCGCTCGCGGGTTGATTTACCTCATCATTGGTGCGCTAGCATTTCTGCAAGCCACGGGCCACGGCGGCGAAAAGACAGACTCCAAAGGCGCTGTACAAACGCTGCTCGAGGCTCCTGGTGGATCCCTTCTAATCTGGATATTGGCCGCTAGTCTATTGGGCTACTCTACGTGGAGACTGGTCCAAGCAGTGACGGATGCAGACAGGCACGGACGAAACGGTAAAGCACTCACAATCAGAGCAGGATTGCTCATCAGCGCTACAACCCACCTCATTCTAGCTTACTCCTCAGTCAAGATCGCCCTCAATCTGGGAGGCAGTAGCGGCGGCTCGTCAGAGAGCCTAGTCGCTACCGTAATGAGCTGGCCGGGAGGTCCTTGGATCGTCGCTTTAATTGGGCTGGGCATCGCCGTCGCGGGAGTGGCTCACACCATGAAGGCGCTCGAAGAGAAATACAAAGAACACCTCAAGATGGACAAGACGGTGATGCGAAAGCTCAATCCCATCTGTAAGTTTGGACTCATAACTCGTGGTTTCTCGTTCATCGTGCTGGCCGGCATGTTTTTGTTCGCTTCCGTCACGCAAGACGCCGATGAGGCAGGCGGTTTGAAGGACGTGCTCATCACCGTATCGGATCAAGTCTTTGGCCCTTGTCTCCTAGGCTTCCTCGGCATAGGGCTTTTCGCCTTTGGAATCTACAGTCTTACCGAATCCGTGTATCGTAAAATCCGTTACAACTCCTAA
- a CDS encoding ATP--cob(I)alamin adenosyltransferase translates to MKLKISRNVDEICYPYIYELSLKCDYEVLTDHMCRQVGSILAALPDEFSEIREELEALQPMIYHLNGSIRGKLAVREEDLIWLRDCYVRHKDSVSDILKTFVLPRGEAPIPQLNEASSEAKKAIRLMVRLHAEEQVQVPEVLHRFCNVLCNYYFILTIVINKARGLEELPFQSESYARIPYRQK, encoded by the coding sequence ATGAAGCTAAAGATCAGCCGCAACGTCGACGAAATCTGCTATCCCTACATATACGAACTGTCGTTAAAATGCGACTACGAGGTTTTGACCGATCATATGTGCCGTCAGGTAGGATCGATCCTAGCCGCCTTGCCTGACGAGTTTTCCGAAATCCGCGAGGAACTGGAGGCATTGCAGCCGATGATCTATCATCTAAACGGATCCATTCGCGGCAAGCTTGCCGTTCGAGAAGAAGACCTCATTTGGCTGCGCGATTGCTACGTCCGCCACAAAGACAGCGTATCCGACATTCTGAAAACGTTCGTTCTCCCTCGCGGGGAAGCGCCCATCCCTCAGCTCAACGAAGCGAGTTCGGAAGCTAAAAAAGCTATCCGGCTTATGGTTCGTCTCCACGCAGAGGAGCAGGTCCAAGTTCCCGAAGTCCTGCACCGCTTCTGCAACGTCCTTTGCAACTACTACTTCATCTTGACCATCGTGATCAACAAGGCTCGCGGCCTAGAGGAACTCCCCTTCCAAAGCGAAAGCTACGCCAGAATTCCTTATCGCCAGAAGTAA
- a CDS encoding lytic transglycosylase domain-containing protein, which translates to MFPKLIRIVLVALATSGVSSPLGAQVSEETVEELLRIGQGIWEDYAPPELQEEYRLPTMEEIEEFLRAFESDLEQGNVQQLAAYAPQARIALTALRQFQGGDSLADWLEPRIDYLEAAQMVVSRPPVPKPTPEQPKTPPLAPQYTQSYWLEKMASRPMPEKAKRYMPVFKKAFREKGVPAELAWLSEVESSLNLHARSPVGAYGPFQFMPPTAERFGLKVGSPDERADPRKSATAAATYLSILYKQFQSWPLAIAAYNAGEGRVGRTLEAAKATTFEEIALKLPAETRMYVPKVLATVSARESIDASQLPGLALLPRQHEENSVSILLAQIEQVDQAAKSHWREPR; encoded by the coding sequence ATGTTCCCAAAACTGATTCGTATAGTCCTAGTAGCCCTTGCAACAAGCGGAGTGTCATCTCCCTTGGGTGCCCAAGTCTCCGAGGAGACCGTCGAGGAATTGCTACGGATCGGCCAGGGAATCTGGGAAGACTACGCACCGCCAGAACTGCAGGAGGAATACCGACTCCCCACCATGGAGGAGATCGAGGAATTTCTTCGAGCTTTCGAGTCCGATTTAGAGCAAGGCAATGTTCAGCAGCTGGCCGCTTACGCGCCGCAAGCTCGCATCGCCCTCACCGCCCTACGCCAATTCCAAGGAGGTGACTCTCTCGCTGACTGGCTCGAGCCGCGTATCGACTATTTGGAGGCAGCCCAAATGGTAGTATCCCGCCCTCCAGTTCCGAAGCCAACTCCCGAACAGCCCAAGACACCCCCTCTCGCCCCTCAATACACACAATCCTATTGGTTGGAAAAAATGGCTTCCCGCCCCATGCCCGAGAAGGCGAAACGCTACATGCCAGTCTTCAAAAAGGCATTTCGCGAAAAAGGTGTTCCCGCCGAGCTCGCTTGGTTGTCCGAGGTGGAGTCCTCGCTCAATCTGCATGCTCGCAGCCCGGTCGGAGCCTACGGTCCCTTCCAATTCATGCCTCCCACCGCCGAACGTTTCGGGCTGAAAGTCGGCTCACCCGATGAACGGGCCGACCCTCGCAAGAGCGCCACCGCGGCGGCCACCTACCTTTCGATCCTCTACAAACAATTCCAGTCCTGGCCCCTCGCGATCGCTGCCTACAACGCCGGGGAAGGTCGAGTCGGGCGAACGCTGGAAGCAGCCAAGGCGACGACCTTCGAAGAAATCGCACTCAAGCTGCCAGCCGAGACACGCATGTACGTCCCTAAAGTCCTCGCCACTGTTAGCGCCCGAGAATCAATCGACGCCTCGCAACTGCCCGGGTTAGCATTGCTTCCCCGTCAACATGAAGAGAACTCCGTATCCATTCTTCTCGCGCAAATTGAACAAGTGGACCAAGCTGCGAAATCACACTGGAGGGAGCCTCGTTGA
- a CDS encoding dynamin family protein — MRTEIRTFCEEYAQQLDPFEQGLQSALKKLPENTDDPLLKQWRMRLQEVAHRAETLSGKIAQQQAFLLIFGPLKSGKSTLMNAISGAYVSEVSSLPAYPALVHVKHGERRAFQATDYAGKKTDFPDSSAMSKAIHKSHQELADKILEVERDGEVFEPHSHFPSAIRRMEVVTPAESLAESGSVLVDTPGLYTRMRFGYDVMTRDFRDNAACAIFVVKSDNLFFEKVFEEFNELLGHFSRIFLVVNIDSSKQDLQPNGELKPSLESRDPKAVTDAFQSLAMSAPLREAYDRGNLNVYTIDLLKAASARLKAASGESEESAAASDENFDRFLGDLTDYLNSSDYLREFMHDSVRVGENLQGEVSNVASVEAPQHLRSEAEKWESLLKETSTRLAALEQLQKIDWRAAFEDIHTEKDRLLASFSERNGDELSQKLSESIDEWMATDDSLRALRDDHLNKHIESETAGDTEKILQHLKERMETRNLGAHFSNEEAKAFEEAGIRMDQIAPDLLEKLVGEEAPAPPRIPMDPEHMPIKRGFWDVVLFRSKDSVRRKLFGPNGTEFVASAKKAKYIGEQQQEELRQRLKDFPEAELPEIQSNYVTELLESYVQQLSSALEERCQSMEVEARETKERCEQELRANLEAQRIFEALAKTNSSFASGMTELRQRYGAQDESLEAGGEQEGQAVPVSEAEVMAAAAAQTIAGEPEDEDRPA; from the coding sequence ATGAGAACCGAAATTCGAACATTTTGCGAAGAATACGCCCAACAACTGGACCCATTTGAGCAGGGACTGCAAAGCGCCCTCAAGAAGCTGCCGGAGAACACCGACGACCCTCTCCTGAAACAGTGGCGCATGCGGCTGCAAGAAGTCGCGCACAGGGCAGAAACGCTCAGCGGCAAGATCGCTCAGCAACAAGCCTTTCTCTTGATCTTTGGCCCCCTCAAAAGCGGGAAGTCTACTTTGATGAACGCCATCAGCGGAGCCTACGTCAGCGAGGTATCCAGTCTTCCTGCCTATCCGGCTCTCGTACATGTCAAACACGGGGAGAGGCGAGCCTTTCAAGCAACCGACTACGCCGGCAAGAAAACCGATTTCCCGGATAGCTCTGCCATGTCGAAAGCGATCCACAAAAGCCATCAGGAACTGGCTGACAAAATCCTAGAAGTGGAACGAGACGGCGAGGTCTTCGAGCCGCATAGCCATTTCCCCTCCGCTATCCGCCGTATGGAGGTAGTCACACCAGCCGAATCCTTGGCGGAATCGGGTTCCGTGCTGGTAGATACTCCCGGACTATACACCAGAATGCGTTTCGGATACGATGTCATGACTCGCGATTTCCGAGACAACGCAGCTTGCGCCATCTTCGTCGTGAAGAGCGATAACCTCTTTTTCGAAAAGGTCTTCGAAGAGTTTAACGAACTGCTCGGCCACTTCAGCCGCATTTTCCTAGTGGTCAACATTGATAGCTCAAAACAGGATCTGCAACCAAACGGCGAGCTGAAGCCGAGCCTCGAAAGCCGAGATCCCAAAGCAGTCACCGACGCCTTCCAATCGCTCGCCATGTCGGCTCCCTTGCGTGAAGCCTACGACCGAGGAAACCTAAACGTCTACACCATCGACCTTCTCAAGGCGGCCTCCGCACGCCTCAAGGCTGCCAGCGGTGAGTCGGAAGAATCTGCTGCCGCGAGCGATGAGAACTTCGACCGTTTCCTGGGAGACCTGACAGATTATCTCAACAGCAGCGACTACCTGCGGGAATTCATGCACGACAGCGTGCGGGTCGGAGAGAATTTGCAGGGGGAGGTATCCAACGTGGCTTCCGTTGAAGCCCCGCAACATCTTCGAAGCGAGGCCGAAAAATGGGAAAGCCTGCTCAAGGAAACATCCACTCGACTCGCCGCCCTGGAGCAGTTGCAAAAGATCGACTGGAGGGCCGCCTTCGAAGACATTCACACCGAAAAGGACCGCCTGCTAGCGAGTTTCTCCGAGCGAAATGGGGACGAGCTCAGCCAAAAGTTAAGCGAGTCGATCGACGAATGGATGGCAACTGACGACAGTTTAAGAGCCCTCAGAGATGACCACCTAAACAAGCACATCGAAAGCGAAACCGCGGGCGACACCGAGAAGATCCTCCAGCACCTAAAGGAGCGAATGGAAACGCGAAACCTAGGAGCCCATTTCTCAAACGAAGAGGCCAAAGCATTCGAAGAAGCCGGGATACGCATGGACCAAATAGCCCCCGACCTGCTGGAAAAGCTGGTAGGCGAAGAGGCTCCGGCTCCTCCTCGCATTCCCATGGATCCGGAACACATGCCCATCAAGCGCGGATTCTGGGACGTCGTTCTCTTCCGCAGCAAGGACTCCGTCCGCCGCAAGCTCTTCGGCCCCAATGGAACCGAATTCGTCGCCTCCGCCAAAAAAGCCAAGTACATCGGAGAGCAGCAACAGGAGGAACTCCGGCAGCGGCTGAAAGATTTCCCAGAGGCAGAACTGCCCGAGATCCAAAGCAACTACGTTACCGAGCTACTGGAAAGCTACGTGCAGCAATTGAGCTCCGCCCTGGAGGAGCGTTGCCAGAGCATGGAAGTCGAAGCTCGCGAGACTAAGGAGCGCTGCGAGCAAGAGCTAAGGGCGAACCTTGAAGCCCAACGCATCTTCGAAGCCTTAGCCAAGACGAACAGCTCGTTCGCGAGCGGAATGACCGAGCTACGCCAACGCTACGGAGCCCAAGACGAATCCCTCGAGGCAGGAGGAGAGCAGGAGGGACAAGCCGTTCCAGTGAGCGAAGCAGAGGTAATGGCAGCCGCCGCAGCTCAAACCATAGCCGGTGAGCCAGAGGACGAGGACCGCCCTGCCTAG
- a CDS encoding FKBP-type peptidyl-prolyl cis-trans isomerase: MIDTTRTHFPSLALLAMLTLFLGLNSPLQAGGLSKRERREAEKAFLEQNALRPEIITTRSGLQYEILQKGTRVDTPRYRQKITLHYEGSFVDGTVFQTTRKQSKPLSIRLENVVPGWMEGIKLMSPGDKYRFYIPSKLGYGPFQNKDIPGHSVLVFEIELFAINGK; encoded by the coding sequence ATGATCGATACGACCCGAACACATTTTCCTTCACTTGCCCTACTAGCAATGCTCACCCTCTTCCTAGGGCTAAACTCGCCACTTCAAGCGGGTGGCTTAAGCAAACGCGAACGGAGAGAAGCAGAAAAGGCCTTTCTCGAACAAAACGCCCTTCGTCCCGAAATTATAACTACACGTTCGGGTCTCCAGTACGAGATCCTACAGAAAGGTACACGCGTCGACACTCCCAGATATCGCCAAAAGATAACCCTGCACTATGAAGGATCGTTTGTGGACGGGACCGTATTTCAAACCACTCGAAAACAATCAAAGCCGCTGAGCATACGTCTCGAAAACGTAGTGCCTGGCTGGATGGAGGGGATAAAGCTGATGAGCCCCGGCGACAAATATCGTTTCTATATTCCTAGCAAACTTGGTTACGGTCCCTTTCAGAATAAGGACATCCCCGGACACTCAGTCCTTGTATTCGAAATCGAACTCTTCGCGATAAACGGCAAGTAG
- a CDS encoding SDR family NAD(P)-dependent oxidoreductase translates to MNLGISDKTALVTGSTQGIGFAIAAALKSEGATVYVNGRSEGRVNDAIGRLNTSISTGKALPAVADLSDVDQIQKLFQSIPSVDILVNNTSIFDPKDFFEIADADWQQFFDVNVMSGVRMARHYLRGMLDRNWGRVIFISSESAINIPEEMIHYGMSKTAQLAVSRGLAELTKGTNVTVNSVLPGPTYSEGVAGFVESLASQSGKTTDEVSEQFFKEMRPTSLLQRFADVEEVANMVAYVSSERSSATNGAALRVDGGVVKSAF, encoded by the coding sequence ATGAATTTGGGGATAAGCGATAAGACTGCTCTGGTGACGGGCTCGACTCAAGGTATTGGATTTGCAATTGCCGCGGCATTGAAATCGGAAGGAGCGACTGTTTATGTGAACGGCCGCAGCGAGGGCCGCGTGAACGACGCGATTGGTCGCTTAAATACGTCGATTTCCACGGGTAAGGCCCTGCCGGCGGTAGCGGATTTGTCCGATGTAGATCAAATTCAAAAGCTCTTCCAATCAATTCCGTCGGTTGATATTTTGGTGAATAATACCTCTATTTTTGATCCGAAAGATTTCTTTGAGATCGCAGATGCGGACTGGCAGCAGTTCTTCGACGTGAATGTGATGAGTGGAGTCCGCATGGCTCGCCACTATTTGCGAGGAATGTTGGATCGAAACTGGGGACGCGTCATCTTCATATCCAGTGAGTCCGCCATAAACATTCCGGAAGAGATGATTCATTACGGAATGTCAAAGACGGCTCAACTCGCGGTATCGCGTGGTCTGGCAGAATTGACGAAGGGGACTAATGTCACAGTCAATTCCGTACTGCCTGGGCCTACTTACTCGGAGGGAGTCGCCGGATTCGTCGAGAGTTTGGCAAGCCAAAGCGGCAAGACGACTGATGAAGTTTCAGAACAGTTTTTCAAGGAGATGCGACCGACGTCGCTCCTGCAGCGTTTCGCTGACGTAGAGGAGGTGGCCAATATGGTTGCTTATGTTTCCAGCGAACGGTCTTCCGCTACCAACGGAGCGGCTTTGCGTGTTGATGGCGGCGTCGTAAAATCAGCCTTTTAG
- a CDS encoding DUF3667 domain-containing protein: protein MSDHETHDQRCKNCDNPLRGEYCSNCGQRDIDFREDWRGLTSDFFSSMFNLDGRVPQGVFTLFFRPGLNAQLFLQGKRASQIPPLRFYLFSSLIYFIWFSSGDGITFFEEAANGAEAFGTHDNDLEKIISLKFEDPSAVQAEFNTWLPRVFLLSVPALALVTRLLFRKRGYVLLEHVVIAMQLLTFAMLWTLLSAALTWAISLASTETANVIEHVLPIWILIYPILAFRRIFELSWTKAILVNLLLFPLFNALFAVGAVLVLALAMWLS, encoded by the coding sequence ATGAGCGACCACGAAACTCACGATCAACGCTGCAAAAATTGCGATAACCCCTTGCGAGGGGAATATTGCAGCAACTGTGGACAGAGGGACATCGACTTTCGGGAGGACTGGCGGGGGCTAACGAGTGACTTCTTCTCCTCAATGTTCAACTTGGATGGGAGAGTTCCCCAGGGCGTGTTTACACTCTTCTTTCGCCCGGGCCTCAACGCCCAACTCTTTCTCCAAGGAAAACGAGCAAGCCAGATACCGCCGCTTCGTTTCTACCTGTTTTCAAGTTTGATCTACTTCATTTGGTTTAGTTCTGGAGACGGAATCACTTTCTTCGAGGAAGCTGCCAACGGAGCTGAAGCATTTGGAACCCATGACAACGACTTAGAGAAAATAATTTCCCTAAAGTTCGAAGACCCTTCCGCGGTCCAAGCTGAATTCAACACTTGGCTACCTCGGGTTTTCCTATTGAGCGTACCGGCACTAGCGCTGGTGACTCGCCTACTCTTCCGAAAGCGGGGCTACGTGCTTCTTGAACACGTCGTGATCGCTATGCAACTCCTGACCTTCGCGATGCTATGGACGCTTCTGAGCGCCGCACTCACTTGGGCAATATCGCTGGCATCTACTGAGACAGCCAATGTGATAGAGCACGTCCTACCAATCTGGATACTCATCTATCCGATCCTCGCATTCAGAAGAATTTTTGAACTGAGCTGGACGAAAGCGATTCTCGTAAATCTACTCCTATTTCCCCTCTTCAACGCTCTCTTCGCAGTGGGAGCAGTCCTCGTCTTAGCCCTCGCTATGTGGCTATCTTGA
- a CDS encoding PQQ-dependent sugar dehydrogenase: MKKILLPALLSLAPVVGCAEQIETEIKALAPADSGITWEQVVSDVVVPWGMAFLPDGSMLITERSGELIHFHDGESTRVEGLPEIQDGGQGGLLDVVLHPDYETNGWIYLSFSSPAGGGDGSNTEIMRGKLEGSQLIEQETLYKATPNTGRRHHFGSRIAFDADGFMYFSVGDRGARDENPQDITRDGGKIYRLHDDGSIPEDNPFVGQPNAKEAIYSYGHRNPQGMAINPETGAVWVHEHGPRGGDEINVIKKGANYGWPVATYGINYSGTPITDKTSLEGGEPPLFFWVPSIAPSGMAFVTSDKYPEWKDSLLVGSLKFAYLERVIFEKGEVVAREKLLEGEGRVRDVRQAPDGYIYVSLEGRGVFRILPE; the protein is encoded by the coding sequence ATGAAGAAAATCCTCCTACCTGCACTTCTCTCGCTCGCGCCAGTTGTTGGCTGCGCAGAGCAAATCGAAACTGAAATCAAGGCCCTAGCCCCAGCGGACTCCGGTATCACTTGGGAGCAGGTCGTATCGGATGTGGTCGTGCCTTGGGGTATGGCGTTCCTTCCGGATGGCAGCATGCTGATCACTGAGAGGTCAGGAGAGCTAATTCACTTTCATGATGGCGAATCCACCCGAGTCGAAGGCTTGCCGGAGATACAGGATGGCGGGCAGGGCGGATTGCTCGATGTAGTGCTGCATCCTGATTACGAAACAAATGGTTGGATCTATTTGAGCTTCTCTTCTCCTGCGGGCGGAGGCGATGGGAGCAATACGGAGATCATGAGAGGCAAGTTGGAGGGTAGCCAGCTCATCGAACAAGAGACGCTTTACAAGGCGACTCCCAACACGGGCAGGAGGCATCACTTTGGCTCTCGTATCGCATTCGATGCGGATGGTTTCATGTATTTCTCTGTGGGGGACCGCGGCGCTCGCGACGAAAATCCGCAGGACATTACCCGCGATGGCGGTAAAATCTATCGGCTACACGACGACGGATCGATTCCTGAGGATAACCCCTTCGTAGGGCAACCTAATGCTAAGGAAGCCATCTACAGCTACGGACACCGTAATCCACAAGGGATGGCGATCAATCCGGAGACTGGCGCAGTCTGGGTGCATGAGCACGGCCCTCGTGGCGGAGACGAGATTAACGTAATCAAAAAGGGGGCCAACTACGGCTGGCCGGTGGCGACCTACGGTATCAACTATAGCGGTACTCCGATCACGGATAAAACCTCTTTGGAAGGTGGCGAACCGCCATTGTTCTTTTGGGTTCCCTCTATCGCTCCAAGTGGAATGGCTTTTGTGACCTCCGATAAGTATCCAGAATGGAAGGACAGCCTGCTTGTGGGATCGCTGAAGTTCGCTTATCTGGAAAGAGTGATCTTCGAAAAGGGAGAAGTGGTTGCCCGCGAGAAGCTTCTGGAGGGAGAGGGCCGTGTGCGTGACGTGCGTCAAGCTCCGGACGGATACATTTATGTATCACTCGAAGGCCGAGGTGTGTTTCGGATCCTGCCGGAGTAG